From the Desulfobacterales bacterium genome, one window contains:
- a CDS encoding lipid biosynthesis B12-binding/radical SAM protein, protein MNVLLVSPNIEYLPDPVFPIGLAYLAAALKKNGTPHRILDLCFEADYEHAIATAIAEFSPHVIGVSLRNLDNVGYPRYTAYLPFYRRVIAEIRNCAKGIIVIGGSGFTLLPESVFAHLGADFGIAGEGEDAFIRLINDIEKNGPTHVPPDGRIIFGKPGIRANLDALPMADRSGFDNAAYLQQGGMGNIQTKRGCPFHCIYCTYPLIEGKSIRARSPERVCDEIEQLIEIGVHNLFIVDNEFNYPVNHALSLCREIIKRQLKIRWSCYANPAFMTDELAAAMRNAGCTGVEFGCDAAEPGMLAALGKNFSVADIQQASRICRNAGMAFCHSLLLGGPGETMDSVRRTCETIRDTDPTAVVCMAGIRVYPNTRMAQVAAEEGLVGSGEDYLNPVFYLSSGIKTEILSFIEAFSKDNPTWIFPGLQINMNEILQKKLRRFGVRGPLWEQMKLAGRFAHVAKSSID, encoded by the coding sequence ATGAACGTGTTGCTGGTATCCCCCAACATTGAATACCTGCCGGATCCGGTGTTTCCGATCGGGCTGGCGTACCTGGCGGCGGCACTGAAAAAAAACGGCACGCCCCATCGCATTCTGGATCTTTGCTTTGAAGCCGATTATGAGCACGCCATTGCAACGGCCATAGCGGAATTTTCCCCCCACGTCATCGGCGTATCGCTTCGAAATCTGGATAATGTGGGCTATCCGAGATACACTGCTTACCTTCCGTTTTATCGCCGGGTGATTGCCGAAATTCGAAACTGCGCCAAGGGCATTATCGTGATTGGCGGCAGCGGGTTCACCTTGCTTCCGGAGTCCGTTTTTGCGCACCTCGGTGCGGATTTCGGCATTGCCGGGGAAGGGGAAGACGCCTTTATCCGGCTGATAAACGACATAGAGAAAAATGGCCCCACCCATGTTCCGCCCGATGGCCGAATCATTTTCGGCAAACCGGGCATTCGTGCGAATCTCGATGCGTTGCCGATGGCGGATCGCTCGGGTTTTGACAATGCGGCTTATCTGCAACAGGGTGGAATGGGAAATATTCAGACCAAACGGGGATGCCCGTTTCACTGCATCTATTGCACCTATCCGCTTATTGAGGGAAAATCCATTCGGGCCCGTTCGCCGGAGCGGGTTTGTGATGAAATTGAACAGCTGATTGAAATCGGTGTCCACAACCTGTTCATTGTAGACAATGAATTTAACTATCCGGTAAATCACGCCTTAAGCCTTTGTAGAGAAATCATAAAACGGCAACTTAAAATTCGGTGGAGCTGTTACGCCAACCCGGCCTTTATGACCGATGAATTGGCGGCCGCCATGCGGAACGCGGGCTGCACGGGGGTTGAATTCGGCTGCGATGCGGCCGAGCCCGGCATGCTGGCAGCCCTGGGGAAAAACTTTTCGGTGGCCGACATTCAGCAGGCTTCCCGAATATGCCGCAACGCCGGCATGGCCTTTTGCCATTCCCTTCTTTTGGGCGGCCCCGGAGAAACCATGGATTCGGTTCGAAGAACCTGTGAGACGATTCGCGATACGGACCCCACGGCGGTCGTTTGCATGGCGGGAATTCGAGTGTATCCGAACACGAGGATGGCGCAAGTGGCGGCCGAAGAGGGGCTTGTCGGATCCGGTGAGGACTATCTTAACCCGGTATTCTACCTGTCCTCCGGCATTAAAACCGAAATACTCTCCTTTATCGAAGCGTTTTCCAAAGATAACCCGACCTGGATTTTCCCGGGGCTTCAGATCAACATGAATGAAATTCTGCAAAAGAAATTACGCCGTTTTGGCGTTCGCGGCCCCTTGTGGGAGCAAATGAAACTGGCCGGCCGCTTTGCTCATGTCGCCAAATCGTCAATTGATTAA
- a CDS encoding beta-ketoacyl synthase N-terminal-like domain-containing protein: protein MEKIAVTGIGVVSALGIGQKKFRENCRRAFSGISKIELFDTKGFRSNVAGWVADFNPKQFMPPSVYRRMSRISAMAVVASIEAIADSGLALDKMDRDRCAVVMGTADGPSSQVNSFFSSLLENGPRGSQPLFFPETVPNAPASHIGMFHGITGPNTTFCQNMISAEQAICYGRDMILMGQADMAVVGGADELSAAQFACYDAIGALSRVRVNGRRPDPLSFGGGMVLGEGAGVLVLERLDAALSRGAKIYGLLLAAVVTGGRADMGHYEASGEQLARAMTTALSEAGLSPEDISQLNVSANYTQELGRMESEQIEALFAPSHGAPQVFALKYLMGDFGGAGAIRAAASLISLYRQASLPLISAAALLADNGYRPAWSVPEAQEIHAALMTSATFGGAGSCLIFSRQKRDLLS, encoded by the coding sequence ATGGAGAAAATAGCCGTTACGGGAATCGGTGTTGTCAGTGCGCTCGGCATCGGGCAGAAAAAATTCCGGGAAAACTGCAGGCGTGCGTTCAGCGGAATCAGCAAAATAGAGCTTTTCGACACCAAAGGCTTTCGATCCAATGTGGCTGGATGGGTTGCCGATTTTAATCCCAAGCAATTTATGCCGCCCTCGGTTTACCGTCGCATGAGCCGAATATCCGCGATGGCTGTGGTCGCCAGTATCGAAGCCATCGCGGACAGCGGGTTGGCCCTGGACAAAATGGACCGGGACCGGTGCGCCGTTGTCATGGGGACGGCGGACGGACCGAGCTCCCAGGTGAACAGTTTCTTTTCAAGTCTTCTTGAAAACGGTCCCAGGGGCAGTCAGCCGCTTTTTTTTCCTGAAACCGTTCCAAACGCCCCGGCCAGTCATATCGGCATGTTCCATGGCATCACCGGCCCCAATACCACCTTTTGCCAGAACATGATATCCGCCGAACAAGCGATTTGCTACGGCCGGGATATGATTCTTATGGGCCAGGCGGATATGGCCGTGGTGGGAGGGGCGGATGAACTCTCCGCCGCGCAATTTGCCTGCTATGATGCCATCGGTGCGCTGAGCCGAGTGCGGGTAAACGGCCGGCGGCCCGATCCTCTTTCATTCGGTGGCGGCATGGTTTTGGGAGAGGGGGCCGGCGTGTTGGTTTTAGAGCGGCTGGACGCAGCGCTTTCCAGGGGCGCGAAGATCTATGGTCTGCTGTTGGCGGCGGTCGTGACCGGTGGCCGGGCCGATATGGGACATTACGAGGCGAGTGGCGAACAGTTGGCCCGGGCCATGACGACAGCGCTTTCCGAAGCAGGGCTTTCGCCTGAAGACATTTCACAGTTGAACGTATCGGCCAATTACACTCAGGAACTGGGACGAATGGAATCCGAGCAGATAGAAGCGCTTTTTGCGCCATCTCATGGTGCGCCTCAGGTCTTCGCGCTGAAATACCTGATGGGTGATTTCGGCGGCGCCGGCGCGATTCGGGCCGCCGCCTCGCTGATCAGCTTGTATCGGCAGGCGTCGCTCCCCTTGATATCCGCGGCGGCGCTGTTGGCCGATAATGGGTACAGACCGGCATGGTCGGTGCCCGAAGCGCAGGAGATTCACGCCGCGCTGATGACGAGCGCCACGTTCGGAGGCGCCGGCAGTTGCCTGATATTTTCTCGTCAAAAGCGAGACCTGCTATCATGA
- a CDS encoding beta-ketoacyl-[acyl-carrier-protein] synthase family protein, translating into MKKRVVITGLGAICAIGGSVTRFRDGLFSGKCGIGPVSLFETMGFQSRVAAQVKDEFFDHPFLPGETKRASRCDRLGLIAAKEAVSDAGIGVNLEPRNDIGVLLGGGAGGMFSWEQFRRAQWAGKTKPRPSLVLASSPGTLSDLIAQRYHFTGIRGTFSTACSSSGTAIGYAADLIRIGKLSMAITGGSEALSEVTFAGFNALHVTDPEHCKPFDQHRRGISLGEGSAMLVLEDYEHARNRRAKIYAEVLGYAINSDAYHMTSPDPEGRGMAKVMARALQVSGVKSDQVDYINAHGTGTPINDKVETAAIKHVFGDHARRLAVSSTKSMVGHCLGASGAIEALATVLALHEQIVPPTIHLSTPDPECDLDYVPETARNRQIHIALSNSFAFGGNNTALVLGQVAG; encoded by the coding sequence ATGAAAAAGCGGGTTGTCATTACGGGCCTTGGTGCCATTTGTGCTATCGGCGGGTCCGTGACCCGGTTCAGAGACGGGCTATTTTCCGGAAAATGCGGGATTGGACCCGTTTCGCTCTTTGAGACGATGGGGTTTCAGAGCCGGGTGGCGGCTCAGGTAAAAGACGAATTTTTTGACCATCCCTTCTTGCCCGGTGAAACAAAGAGAGCCTCCCGCTGCGATCGGCTCGGTCTGATTGCCGCCAAGGAGGCGGTCTCAGACGCCGGAATTGGCGTGAATCTTGAACCGCGGAACGATATCGGCGTGTTGCTGGGCGGCGGAGCCGGCGGCATGTTTTCATGGGAACAGTTCAGACGCGCGCAATGGGCCGGGAAAACGAAACCCAGACCGTCCCTGGTGCTGGCGTCCTCACCCGGTACGCTTTCCGACCTGATTGCGCAACGATATCATTTTACCGGCATTCGGGGAACCTTTTCGACGGCTTGTTCTTCGAGTGGCACTGCCATCGGATATGCCGCGGATCTCATTCGGATTGGAAAACTGTCCATGGCGATTACCGGCGGCAGCGAGGCCTTATCCGAAGTCACCTTTGCGGGGTTTAACGCCCTGCACGTAACGGACCCCGAACATTGCAAACCCTTTGATCAGCACCGGCGCGGTATTTCTCTCGGAGAGGGGTCCGCGATGCTGGTTCTAGAGGACTACGAACATGCCAGAAACCGGCGGGCAAAGATTTACGCGGAAGTATTGGGATACGCGATCAACTCGGACGCCTACCACATGACCTCGCCGGACCCGGAAGGCCGGGGCATGGCCAAAGTAATGGCGCGGGCGCTTCAAGTGAGCGGGGTAAAGAGCGATCAGGTGGATTATATCAATGCGCACGGCACCGGCACGCCCATCAACGATAAGGTGGAAACCGCCGCCATCAAGCATGTGTTTGGTGACCATGCCCGAAGGCTTGCCGTCAGCTCGACGAAATCGATGGTGGGCCATTGCCTGGGGGCTTCGGGCGCCATCGAAGCGCTCGCAACCGTGCTGGCGTTGCATGAACAGATCGTGCCGCCGACCATTCATCTCTCAACGCCGGATCCGGAATGTGATTTGGATTACGTTCCCGAAACGGCCAGAAACCGGCAAATTCACATCGCGCTTAGCAATTCCTTTGCCTTCGGCGGCAACAACACCGCGCTGGTGCTTGGACAGGTAGCGGGATAA
- a CDS encoding thioesterase family protein: protein MKWIETYETVRFNEVDSWGIAWHGHYVAWFEAGRMALLRQVDLLPEHMTALGFIAPVIRLNCEYKYPAKCGEDIIIRAAVEKPEIAAIEFKFEVLRRTDRKLLARGASTQVLLTLENTMIYKVSGELKKRLDSLVAFCARDA from the coding sequence ATGAAATGGATTGAAACATACGAAACTGTTCGGTTTAACGAAGTCGATTCCTGGGGAATCGCCTGGCACGGCCATTATGTGGCCTGGTTTGAGGCGGGCCGCATGGCGTTGTTGCGGCAAGTGGACCTATTGCCCGAACACATGACGGCGCTCGGGTTTATCGCACCGGTCATTCGGCTGAATTGCGAATATAAGTATCCCGCCAAATGCGGCGAAGACATCATTATTCGTGCCGCGGTGGAAAAGCCCGAGATCGCGGCCATCGAATTTAAATTTGAGGTGCTTCGTCGGACGGATCGAAAGCTTTTGGCCCGAGGGGCATCGACACAGGTGTTGCTGACGCTCGAAAACACGATGATTTACAAGGTGAGCGGCGAGCTGAAAAAGCGCCTGGATTCTCTGGTTGCCTTTTGCGCGCGGGACGCATGA
- a CDS encoding 3-oxoacyl-ACP reductase family protein translates to MKFKDKNVFITGGTKGLGKALALCFAKEGARVAVNYRSDKDSADQTRTELAVLTEHVLVEQADVSSASDVDALFKQVISRWGSVDILVNNAGLVRDKLLLYLNEADWDAVVDTNLKGTYLCSRAVLKPMIGNRFGRIINMVSPSALTGRAGQTNYSASKGGMISFTKSLAREVARLGITVNAVCPGVIKTAMSETLTPEAEKELMRMIPVGRFGEPAHVASAILFLASAEAEYITGQVLAVDGGLT, encoded by the coding sequence TTGAAATTTAAAGATAAAAATGTTTTTATCACGGGAGGGACCAAGGGATTGGGAAAAGCCTTGGCGCTTTGTTTCGCAAAGGAAGGGGCGCGCGTGGCGGTCAATTACCGCTCGGATAAAGACAGCGCCGACCAGACCCGAACGGAACTGGCCGTCCTCACGGAACATGTTCTGGTGGAACAGGCGGACGTGTCCAGCGCATCAGACGTGGATGCGCTTTTCAAGCAGGTTATAAGTCGGTGGGGGTCGGTGGACATTCTGGTCAATAACGCCGGTTTAGTGCGGGATAAACTGCTATTGTACTTGAATGAAGCGGACTGGGATGCCGTGGTGGACACGAACCTCAAGGGCACCTATTTATGTTCACGCGCCGTCTTAAAACCGATGATCGGCAACCGATTCGGGCGCATCATCAATATGGTGTCCCCCAGCGCGCTGACCGGGCGTGCCGGCCAGACGAATTATTCGGCCTCCAAGGGCGGGATGATCTCCTTTACCAAATCCCTGGCCCGGGAAGTGGCCAGGCTGGGCATTACGGTCAATGCCGTTTGTCCGGGTGTCATTAAAACCGCCATGAGCGAAACGCTGACGCCGGAGGCTGAAAAGGAATTGATGCGTATGATCCCTGTGGGCAGATTCGGCGAGCCGGCGCATGTGGCATCGGCTATTCTGTTTTTAGCCTCCGCGGAGGCGGAATACATTACCGGCCAGGTGCTTGCGGTCGACGGCGGCCTGACCTGA
- a CDS encoding ATP-grasp domain-containing protein: MNSMVLVTDGHWRKSLAAVRGLGRKGVACVVGETTRLATAAFSKYCRRQITYSSPVFASSVFMDEMRTLVAGSNFRMLLPMEDTTVRLFAQFRDDFSQRCFLPVSPVEKIDFANRKDLVLQLARKMGIPTPKTWHITDLSQLAQVKDHLPYPMVVKPRTGAGALGIAYPETPAELLETYPLIHRRFPFPMIQEKIPAIGAGYGASFLMDEKGDVKASFVHKRLREYPVTGGASTLRESVRHDGIREMGQTLLSAMGWFGVAMVEFKIDPRDHQPKLMEVNPRFWGSLALSIAAGVNFPYLLYKMAKGERFAPVETYRTGIKCRWFLPGDLLHFIYNPQRRKLMPGFFNFRVPNTTYDILSRTDPLPALGRLLTPLTFLYDRDMKQRLRTRHHGR; the protein is encoded by the coding sequence ATGAATAGTATGGTTTTGGTTACCGACGGTCACTGGCGAAAATCCCTTGCCGCGGTGCGCGGCCTCGGCCGAAAAGGGGTCGCCTGCGTCGTGGGAGAAACCACCCGTCTGGCAACCGCCGCCTTTTCCAAATACTGCCGCCGCCAAATCACCTATTCATCACCGGTCTTTGCTTCGAGCGTGTTTATGGATGAGATGCGAACGCTGGTCGCCGGAAGTAATTTTCGAATGCTGCTCCCCATGGAAGATACCACCGTGCGGTTGTTCGCCCAATTCCGGGACGACTTTTCACAGCGGTGCTTTCTACCGGTAAGTCCCGTTGAAAAGATCGATTTCGCCAACCGAAAAGACCTTGTGCTTCAACTGGCGCGAAAAATGGGCATTCCGACGCCCAAAACCTGGCATATCACGGATCTTTCCCAATTGGCGCAAGTAAAAGATCACCTGCCCTATCCCATGGTGGTAAAACCGCGGACCGGCGCGGGCGCTCTGGGCATTGCCTATCCCGAAACGCCTGCGGAGTTGTTGGAAACCTACCCCCTGATCCATCGACGGTTTCCCTTTCCCATGATACAGGAAAAAATTCCCGCCATCGGCGCAGGCTATGGGGCCTCCTTTCTGATGGATGAAAAAGGAGATGTCAAGGCTTCCTTTGTTCACAAACGTCTTCGGGAATACCCGGTCACCGGCGGCGCTAGCACCCTGCGTGAAAGCGTTCGACACGATGGGATTCGGGAAATGGGGCAGACCCTTTTATCGGCGATGGGCTGGTTCGGTGTGGCCATGGTGGAGTTCAAAATCGACCCGAGAGACCATCAACCGAAATTAATGGAAGTAAACCCCAGGTTTTGGGGCTCGTTAGCGCTTTCCATCGCCGCCGGGGTAAACTTTCCCTATCTCCTCTATAAAATGGCCAAAGGGGAAAGATTTGCGCCTGTGGAAACCTATAGAACAGGCATCAAATGCCGCTGGTTTCTGCCTGGGGATCTGCTCCATTTTATCTATAATCCCCAACGCAGAAAGTTGATGCCCGGATTTTTCAATTTTCGGGTGCCGAACACAACTTACGATATTCTGTCGCGGACGGATCCACTGCCAGCGCTGGGACGACTGTTAACCCCGCTGACCTTCCTGTACGACAGGGACATGAAGCAGCGACTGCGAACGAGACACCATGGCCGTTGA
- a CDS encoding polysaccharide deacetylase family protein, translating into MAVENILTVDVEDWYHICGVTHVLPRHRWPQLESRVKANTHKILDILNCYRVQATFFVLGYVAERHPDLIAAISSRGHEIASHGYSHRRVYTMTPAQFRADLRKSIAIISGITGTPVCGYRAPEWSIREDSRWALDILLEEGITFDSSMAPLHIIGNPKYRKIPHWLSLRNGRMLEVPPLVLPTGWINWPAGGGWGLRTLAYRWIRSRIEKLNQTGQPAVIFIHPREFDLLTPRLRLPRIKNFVLFAGVEPTQTRLQRLLKDFRFTHLSRAVGQLRL; encoded by the coding sequence ATGGCCGTTGAAAATATTCTGACCGTCGATGTGGAGGATTGGTATCACATCTGCGGCGTCACCCATGTCCTACCCCGCCACCGCTGGCCGCAACTGGAAAGCCGCGTCAAAGCCAATACGCATAAAATTCTTGATATTCTGAATTGTTATCGAGTTCAGGCCACTTTTTTCGTTTTGGGCTATGTGGCGGAAAGGCACCCGGACTTAATTGCCGCCATTTCATCGCGCGGTCATGAAATCGCTTCTCACGGTTACAGCCATCGGCGCGTCTATACCATGACGCCTGCGCAGTTTCGCGCGGATTTGCGAAAGTCCATCGCGATCATATCCGGTATCACCGGCACCCCCGTCTGCGGGTATCGTGCCCCGGAATGGTCCATTCGGGAAGATTCCAGATGGGCGCTTGACATTCTTCTGGAAGAGGGGATCACCTTTGATTCAAGCATGGCGCCGCTGCACATCATCGGGAATCCCAAATATCGCAAAATTCCGCATTGGCTTTCACTTCGAAACGGCCGCATGCTGGAAGTTCCGCCCCTGGTCCTTCCCACCGGATGGATCAACTGGCCGGCAGGCGGCGGCTGGGGCCTGCGCACCCTGGCCTACCGCTGGATACGATCCCGAATTGAGAAGTTAAACCAAACGGGACAACCGGCTGTCATATTTATTCATCCGAGAGAATTTGATTTGCTGACGCCACGCCTTCGACTGCCGCGCATCAAAAACTTCGTCTTATTTGCCGGCGTTGAACCCACCCAAACCCGCCTTCAACGGCTCTTAAAGGATTTTCGGTTCACCCATCTGTCCCGCGCCGTTGGACAACTTCGCCTTTAG
- a CDS encoding methylenetetrahydrofolate reductase — MRVTQLYQQDRPVISMEFFPPRNDNAANTFGKVVDQLAQMSPDYMSVTFGAGGSTRDGSFQAVKQLVHEKQLPTVAYIAGYGLSPREITEVLDRYKALGIETIFVIRGDQPKGDDFVAHPDAFHYAADMIAFIKERYDFTLGCAGYPEGHVDAVSLDKDLEFLKLKVDNGAEYVVAQYFYGNDYFLNFVDRCRAMGINVPIIPGIMPVYTVKMTQMLSEVCGSTITDDLQRKLDAVNPEDKDAVLNLGIDFAVEQCRGLLEKGVDGLHFYTMDRSKSTTEIIRRLKQEKLL, encoded by the coding sequence ATGCGGGTTACACAATTATATCAGCAGGATCGACCGGTTATTTCCATGGAATTTTTTCCGCCCAGGAATGATAATGCGGCGAATACTTTTGGAAAAGTGGTAGATCAATTGGCGCAGATGTCGCCTGATTATATGTCCGTAACATTCGGGGCCGGCGGATCCACCCGGGACGGCTCTTTTCAGGCCGTCAAACAACTGGTGCACGAAAAGCAGCTGCCAACGGTGGCGTATATTGCGGGATATGGGCTTAGTCCCCGAGAAATTACCGAGGTGCTGGACCGCTACAAAGCCCTGGGGATTGAAACCATTTTTGTGATTCGGGGTGATCAACCCAAAGGGGATGATTTTGTGGCCCATCCCGATGCCTTTCACTATGCGGCGGATATGATCGCGTTTATCAAAGAGCGCTATGACTTTACGCTGGGGTGCGCCGGATATCCGGAAGGACACGTCGACGCGGTGAGTCTCGATAAAGACCTCGAGTTTTTGAAACTGAAGGTTGATAATGGGGCGGAATATGTGGTGGCGCAGTATTTTTATGGGAACGATTATTTTCTGAATTTTGTTGACAGGTGTCGTGCGATGGGGATCAATGTTCCCATTATACCGGGCATTATGCCGGTCTACACGGTTAAGATGACCCAAATGCTATCCGAAGTTTGCGGTTCGACCATCACGGACGACTTGCAACGGAAACTGGATGCCGTGAATCCGGAGGATAAAGACGCGGTGCTGAATTTAGGGATCGATTTTGCAGTCGAGCAATGCAGGGGACTGCTGGAAAAAGGCGTTGACGGCCTTCATTTTTATACCATGGACCGAAGTAAGTCCACGACGGAGATCATCAGGCGCCTGAAACAAGAAAAGTTGCTTTAA
- a CDS encoding acyl-CoA dehydrogenase family protein — translation MNFALTKEVQAVEKEARKFATKVVLPRRDEDCFKRDIVSQMGALGFFGCAFPPEYGGTDLGFLAHSVVCEEISRVDSGLRSLFNLQGLTGPYTIMEWGTPEAKAKYVEDLVLAKKLGCVCFSEPNAGSDLAAMETTIEDRGDHFLLNGSKTWISNGTVADVAVLFATHDMDLKHKGICGVIVDTDQPGWTTRETAKLGDKSSPIAEITLKNVKAPKENLIGEWGGGFKVAMSALDRGRISVSSGAVGLAQACIDCSVAYATARNQFGRPIAEFQLIKGLIADMVSQTEAARLLVRRAAWLNDQDLPFTREVAIAKFFAGEAVVKAAGLAMEIHGGMGYSLELPVEKYYRDAKLYQIGEGTANIMRVLIADDAFGIKKANRKRLHVPSDFRNLA, via the coding sequence ATGAACTTTGCATTGACCAAAGAAGTACAAGCCGTTGAGAAAGAAGCCCGAAAGTTTGCCACTAAAGTGGTGCTTCCCAGAAGAGATGAAGATTGTTTTAAACGGGATATCGTATCCCAAATGGGAGCGCTGGGGTTTTTCGGCTGTGCGTTTCCCCCCGAGTACGGGGGAACCGATTTGGGGTTTTTGGCGCATTCGGTGGTGTGTGAAGAAATTTCAAGGGTTGACTCCGGGTTGCGTTCCTTGTTCAATCTGCAAGGCTTGACGGGCCCCTATACCATTATGGAATGGGGCACCCCGGAAGCAAAAGCCAAATACGTGGAAGACCTTGTTCTTGCCAAAAAACTCGGGTGTGTTTGTTTTTCAGAGCCCAATGCCGGGTCGGACTTGGCGGCTATGGAAACGACCATTGAAGACAGAGGGGATCACTTTTTACTGAATGGTTCCAAAACATGGATTTCCAACGGCACGGTAGCCGATGTTGCCGTTCTCTTTGCCACCCATGATATGGATCTTAAGCACAAAGGCATATGCGGCGTTATCGTGGACACCGATCAGCCGGGATGGACCACCCGGGAAACAGCGAAACTGGGTGATAAATCATCTCCGATCGCTGAGATTACCCTCAAGAATGTCAAGGCTCCCAAGGAAAACCTGATCGGTGAGTGGGGCGGTGGCTTTAAGGTGGCCATGAGCGCACTGGACCGAGGACGTATCAGCGTTTCCAGTGGTGCCGTTGGCTTGGCTCAGGCCTGCATTGATTGTTCCGTAGCCTATGCGACCGCCCGAAATCAGTTCGGCCGGCCGATTGCGGAATTCCAACTGATCAAAGGGTTGATTGCGGATATGGTTTCCCAAACTGAGGCGGCAAGGCTGCTGGTGAGGCGAGCCGCGTGGCTGAACGATCAGGACCTGCCCTTTACCCGCGAAGTCGCCATTGCAAAGTTCTTTGCAGGAGAAGCCGTGGTAAAGGCTGCCGGCTTGGCAATGGAAATTCATGGCGGCATGGGATATTCCCTGGAGCTGCCCGTCGAAAAATACTATCGGGATGCCAAACTGTATCAGATCGGCGAAGGAACCGCCAACATCATGCGCGTTCTTATCGCGGATGATGCCTTCGGAATTAAGAAAGCCAACCGTAAACGACTTCATGTCCCCAGTGACTTTCGAAATCTTGCATAG
- a CDS encoding type II toxin-antitoxin system RelE/ParE family toxin, translated as MRCVFSPLAEFDIEEIGDYIARDNPARAVSFIREIRELCLKITVMPEAAPLRPELGEGLRMMPFGHYLIFYTVSSENIRIERVLHGARNISILFDE; from the coding sequence ATGCGATGTGTTTTTTCTCCACTCGCCGAATTCGATATTGAAGAGATTGGCGATTATATCGCCCGCGACAATCCGGCCCGCGCTGTTTCTTTTATCCGAGAAATTCGGGAGCTGTGCCTCAAGATAACGGTTATGCCGGAAGCCGCTCCCCTACGCCCAGAGCTTGGCGAAGGCCTTCGCATGATGCCCTTTGGGCATTACTTGATTTTTTACACTGTAAGTTCGGAAAATATCCGCATTGAGCGTGTGTTGCACGGCGCACGAAACATTTCAATTTTGTTTGATGAATGA
- a CDS encoding type II toxin-antitoxin system ParD family antitoxin, which produces MPSSYAIGPHFENLIKQKIESGRYSSASEVVRDALRLFEEHEELRATQLKNLRQQLQEGRDSGTGISADKVFNRLDAKYRKLTSEP; this is translated from the coding sequence ATGCCATCCAGTTACGCAATAGGTCCTCATTTTGAGAACCTTATAAAACAGAAAATTGAAAGCGGACGATATAGCAGCGCAAGCGAGGTCGTCCGCGACGCCTTGCGGCTGTTCGAGGAGCATGAAGAACTGCGAGCAACGCAACTTAAAAACCTTCGTCAGCAACTTCAAGAAGGCAGGGATAGCGGCACAGGCATTTCGGCTGATAAGGTTTTTAATCGGCTTGACGCAAAATATAGAAAACTTACAAGTGAGCCCTGA
- a CDS encoding HigA family addiction module antitoxin, with translation MGDMFNPPHPGEVLRDGVFLDGNITITDFAQRIGVSRVTLSRILNRKAGVSADMALRLAAALGGSAESWMNMQTAYDLWHAKKSKRPKIIPIFPKNSGCGHGATL, from the coding sequence ATGGGAGATATGTTTAACCCGCCGCACCCCGGCGAAGTGCTAAGGGACGGTGTGTTTTTAGATGGAAACATAACTATCACTGATTTCGCTCAACGGATTGGTGTTTCCCGCGTAACTCTATCGCGGATTCTCAACCGCAAAGCCGGCGTAAGCGCGGACATGGCGCTCAGGTTGGCGGCTGCACTCGGAGGATCTGCGGAATCGTGGATGAATATGCAAACGGCTTATGACTTATGGCACGCCAAGAAAAGTAAACGTCCAAAAATTATCCCGATTTTCCCAAAGAATTCCGGGTGCGGCCATGGGGCAACGCTTTGA
- a CDS encoding type II toxin-antitoxin system RelE/ParE family toxin: MWGRGIKRVDKCKAGLYTVRIIKSFQHKGVEQFFKTGSKAGIQPIHANRLRLQLAKLDSAISPNDMALPGWRLHGLKGDLSGYWAVWVDKNWRLVFTFDGADACLVDYMDYH; encoded by the coding sequence GTGTGGGGAAGAGGGATAAAGCGAGTTGACAAATGTAAAGCAGGTCTTTACACTGTGCGTATAATAAAGAGCTTCCAGCATAAAGGCGTGGAACAATTTTTCAAAACAGGCTCGAAAGCCGGAATACAGCCCATTCACGCAAATAGGTTGCGTTTGCAGCTTGCAAAACTCGACAGCGCAATATCACCAAACGACATGGCGCTTCCTGGCTGGCGGCTGCACGGTTTAAAAGGGGATTTATCGGGATATTGGGCTGTATGGGTAGATAAAAATTGGCGGCTTGTTTTCACGTTTGATGGGGCAGACGCCTGCCTGGTAGATTATATGGATTATCATTAG